The region CATTGTAAATTTCACCGAGACCAGCAGAATAGAACCTTTCATCTGCAAAATTCTCTATGATCTGAAGATCATACTCGATATTTATAACTGCATTTGCATTAAACCTTTTCACGCCATCGTTAGAGAAAGCAGCTACTATGACATTAGATACATGCTCAAAAACACCACTCCCAACTTTGTACATGGCATCCAGGGGTAAAATTTGTTGTGCTGGGGTCAAAATAGAATGAAGGTAAATGATCACTTCATGTATGTAGTCATTTCCATTCTGATTTGTCTCCTCGGGAGTCCAATTAACATCGACAGTAAGAGTCATAAGCTTGTCTATTTCTTTCTTTACCATGGTCAGTAGGGCAATATAAGCCGCATCCCTGGATGTCTTCAACACCACCTTTGCACTTAAAGCTGCTTGAGGCATTTCAACTGGTCGGCATGGGATGCCGCATAGTTGGGCTGCATGTCGAAGGAAAAAATCACAGGCTCTTTCAAGGACAGCTATGTTTGTAGCAATCTGCATAACTTGAGGTACACCAATATTGCCGCTATTGATTGTATCAAGTATTGTTGCATTTAATATGTCAATCAGGAAGTTGTCCAAATACTTCCTAACAACATCAAAGACATTCATATGTATGCCAATACCATGCGACAAGTAATCAACAGAGCCTTTGATAAAGGATCTAACGATGCGACATACATCGGGAACCATGGAGGAAAACGGTGCAACATATGGCAAAGCAGGCATAATATCTGATGTTTGAAGATTAAATGAAAGAACAACATTCTCATAGTCACTTTCCTTTTTTATCAACATTTGGTCATATGAACCATTGCCAAGAACATCAACAGTTTGTTGTCGGCATTCTTCTAAGAGAAGCTGGTGGTACTTGTCATGGCTGCTATTAAGCACATCAAGAAGTGTGCCAATGTCATGTCCATATTGTCTAAGAGTGGATCCAAACAGAGTCACATAATCCTTCACCAGGAGAAGATGTGTGGCAGACTCCATAGAGGAGAACTGCTCCTCTAACAGGGATGTCGTTTTAGCCACAGCCGTCTCCCACATTGTTTCAACTTGATCAGCTACCAAGAGGACCCCAGCTGTTCTGAGGACTCTATCCTCAACTATAAAGAATCCAGCAATTTGAGCAAAAAATGTCTGGTATGATTCAACAAAAGGTTGCGCGGAAGACATTTCAAGGTCAGAATTCAATTGTAACAATCTATTAGTATAGTAATACTCACGAAACTTCTCCCGGATTCCTAGAAAATCATGAATATGACAAGCACGATAAAGTGGTGTAAGATCAAACTTGATAACAGGATCTTCGTCTAATTCTTCGTCATCCAAAGTGTAAGCTAGATTCCCTACTCCTGAAATGCATTGCTCCTCAGTCTTCCTCTGCTGTTCTAGCATTTCCTCATCCTTTTGGCGAACTGTTGCAGTACGACCAATTGCTGTTTGCCCAATATTTCTAGCAGAGCTCCTTATCTGAACCATCCATTCGTTCACTTGACCGCAAATGTTCTTCTCAATGTACGATTTAATCACAGGAATTCTCCTCTCTACAACCATTTTGAGAGCCTTTAGAGGAATGTTTTGCAGGTAATTTTTCTcaagtacatccacagttttcAATGCCGAATAAAACTGGCCCTCAGAAATCTGACTATTACAGTTGACACAAAGCTCTAACACCTGTACACAGTTCTTTGACATATTTACAGCCTCCGCCACATTCTTCTTAACAGAATAACACTGAAGAAGCTCTTCAAGCTTGACAAGAAGGGCGCTACCAACCTGCTGTAACTTAAAATTGTCACCGTGGAGCTGACTCTTCAACTCTTCGGCATCAAACAACACGCCACGAAGCTCGTCAACTGCAAGGATGAATTCCTCGTAGTGAGTCTTGCACATCTCCTCGATTTCAGCTTCCTTTTCCTTAACTACAAAACTCATCTGGCGAAGAAGGCCCTCCGGGCGCCCGGTTTGAAATGCATGCCTAACAAGCGGAGCAACATCATCCCCATTTGCAAGGAGCAAATCGTCCCCAGCATCAGCATTCTCCGCAATACTTCTCCTCTTTGGTTTTAAATCCATGATCACATGAATACCTGGAAATTTTGAAGAAGTTATACTAAGTAGAAAACAAACACTAAAACCTAGGTCAAGAGATTAACAAAAGTGATTTTTTTCCTCTCCTTTATATCACTTGCAAGATATAATAACAAATCAAAGAAAACAACAATCATGCATCATTAATTGCACATTATATTACTCGTGGTGTTACTTGCACAAtataaaaagaaagaaaagaaaacaatgaagaaGCATAAACAAGATATTAATCCAAAATTGGAAAAGAAGAAACCAGAGATCTTAATAAAgttaacaacaacaacaacaacaaataaacCATTGTTAGATTTGAAGACATAAAAGAAAGGTAATAATGAGTAGAGAGAAAAAAGGTTACCGGCTAGAAAAAGGGGTTTGGGTGGTTAGTGGAGTGGCAAAAGAGAGAGAATAGAGAATGAAAATGAATAGTAGTATCTATTGGGTTTAGATTGAGAATTGAGATTATCGTTGCCGAATGTTGCAAGCTGGACGACAATTTCCTAGTAAGCACAGCAACGCTGTTTTGGAGTTTGATTGTATCTACGCCCAAACACACCAAGCAAATGTGCCGGCGTTTTtctgcttttctttttctttctattGTTTTTCCTTACTAAACTAAATGTTTTACTGTACTGTCAATTTCAATTGACtaaagttttttttttcttttaaatgAATGAAATTATATTAACTCAATAATCAGAAGTTGAAACTTATACACTTAGTGGTAAAGACTTGAATTTTGAAAATATACTTCACTTAAAGTTTCGGGTTGGAACTATGTTAAGTGGTAGAGAAAATATAATAAGAAAAAGCTAAATCAACaacaaaaatagtaaaatgaaCATGATGTACATATTGTGCAAATAACTACGCACATTTTTTTGTCTATCTACAAgagaaataaataatatttatttaaatattaaatataaaGTGGAGCTAAAATATCATTAAAAAAGTAAAATTAAGGGTGTGTAATTTATACGACATTCATCTATCGTACTAGCAACATATTCTTGTGTACAACATATATGTGTACGGTGTTGCTTTCTTTTTTAATAATATGATTATATTAATTCAGTATGAAATTATCTTATTATATAAACATATCAAAGAGTGACgtttccttttttttttttttttaaagtaaTATATCAATATTAGTTTAGTATAGAATTATCCTATTTCATAAATATCGATATTATATTTAGTATTTATTGGCAATTATATTTTGGCGTTCTTTCTTAATAACATGTTAATAATATATTAATATTAGTTTAGTATAGAACTATTCAGTTATATAAATATGTCGACTAATTATGTTTCTGCTCTTTTTTTGTAATAATATATCGATATTAATTTAATATAGAATTATCCCGTTTAATAAATATCGATATTATATTTAGTATTGTACGTATTTAATAAATACTTTGGGTGTTAACCCTTTCGTCAAACGTTCACCAATCATAAGATTTGTGATATGGTAAATCGACATTCTTTGTTTCTTTCGTCAAACGTTCACCAATCATAACATTTGTGATATGGTAAATCAACATTCTTTGTTTCTGAACTTATTCTATAACGACAAACTACTTAAATTACTTATGATTAGTCCCATTAAAATATTTGTCGTTTCTTTTTATTTAAATAACACCAATTCACAAGTTATTTGAATAACACCCTTTCGTGTCCTTTAATTAACACCGCTTTATGTTATTTGAATAATATCCTTTCATGTTCTTTAAATAACACTTCTTCATATTATTTAAATAACACTCATTCATAATACCTTTTCACATGAGTCaaattatatatttaattatCAAATTTTCTTGCATTCTTCCACTTGACTCATAGAActtaataataaataaattataacGTGCATTAATGAACCGCACATGCGTCGGCTTCATCTTTATTCATATATAATAATACAAACCAATAAGAGTCA is a window of Lathyrus oleraceus cultivar Zhongwan6 chromosome 6, CAAS_Psat_ZW6_1.0, whole genome shotgun sequence DNA encoding:
- the LOC127092042 gene encoding exocyst complex component SEC15A, with the protein product MDLKPKRRSIAENADAGDDLLLANGDDVAPLVRHAFQTGRPEGLLRQMSFVVKEKEAEIEEMCKTHYEEFILAVDELRGVLFDAEELKSQLHGDNFKLQQVGSALLVKLEELLQCYSVKKNVAEAVNMSKNCVQVLELCVNCNSQISEGQFYSALKTVDVLEKNYLQNIPLKALKMVVERRIPVIKSYIEKNICGQVNEWMVQIRSSARNIGQTAIGRTATVRQKDEEMLEQQRKTEEQCISGVGNLAYTLDDEELDEDPVIKFDLTPLYRACHIHDFLGIREKFREYYYTNRLLQLNSDLEMSSAQPFVESYQTFFAQIAGFFIVEDRVLRTAGVLLVADQVETMWETAVAKTTSLLEEQFSSMESATHLLLVKDYVTLFGSTLRQYGHDIGTLLDVLNSSHDKYHQLLLEECRQQTVDVLGNGSYDQMLIKKESDYENVVLSFNLQTSDIMPALPYVAPFSSMVPDVCRIVRSFIKGSVDYLSHGIGIHMNVFDVVRKYLDNFLIDILNATILDTINSGNIGVPQVMQIATNIAVLERACDFFLRHAAQLCGIPCRPVEMPQAALSAKVVLKTSRDAAYIALLTMVKKEIDKLMTLTVDVNWTPEETNQNGNDYIHEVIIYLHSILTPAQQILPLDAMYKVGSGVFEHVSNVIVAAFSNDGVKRFNANAVINIEYDLQIIENFADERFYSAGLGEIYNEGSFKNCLVEARQLINLLLSSQAENFMNPVIREKSYYALDYKKVSAICDKFKDSPDGIFGSLANKNAKQSANKKSMDVLKKRLKDFS